In Leptodesmis sichuanensis A121, the following are encoded in one genomic region:
- a CDS encoding Uma2 family endonuclease — MSTLNVQLPSPLNEPSRLKRWTVQDYHRMTELGLLDPSERTELIGGQIILMAAKGTPHVVALGLLAELLRDRLNTRALIRTQDPIQLDDYSEPEPDLVVVRGAVLDYLDHHPHPSEIYWVVEVADSSLRTDCEVKDKIYALSGIAEYWVLDVTNRQLHVFRDPASTGYGSHVILTEAASITPLAFPDVSLQLSAMFPPVF, encoded by the coding sequence ATGTCCACTCTCAATGTTCAACTCCCTTCCCCTTTAAATGAGCCATCGCGCCTGAAACGCTGGACAGTGCAGGATTATCACCGCATGACTGAATTGGGCTTGCTGGATCCGTCTGAACGCACGGAGTTGATTGGAGGGCAGATTATTCTGATGGCTGCGAAGGGAACGCCGCATGTGGTGGCACTGGGGTTGTTGGCAGAGTTGCTGCGCGATCGCCTGAACACCCGCGCCTTGATTCGTACCCAAGACCCAATTCAGTTAGATGATTACTCAGAACCGGAACCCGATTTAGTAGTGGTACGGGGCGCTGTATTGGACTATCTCGACCATCACCCGCACCCCTCAGAGATTTACTGGGTGGTGGAGGTGGCAGATTCTAGTCTCAGAACCGATTGTGAGGTGAAGGATAAAATTTATGCCCTGTCTGGCATTGCTGAGTATTGGGTACTGGATGTGACAAATCGCCAATTGCATGTGTTTCGTGATCCTGCCTCTACTGGTTATGGCAGTCATGTGATTCTAACGGAAGCAGCCAGTATTACTCCACTCGCGTTTCCCGATGTGAGTCTGCAATTATCAGCGATGTTTCCCCCTGTTTTTTGA
- a CDS encoding IS630 family transposase (programmed frameshift) — MPSPYSYDLRCKAIEAVGRGERKSEVCRMLHISRNTLDLWLKRLEQTGDCRAVTGFQTGSRQKITDWDRFRAFVQQHGGKTQAQMAQLWGDNVSQQNISDALKKIGVSRKKTYGYRERDELQRQAFREQLKTKSADEIIYVDEAGIDNREDYPYGYCEIGQRFAAFKSGKRTERVSWIAALCQRHLIAPLTFEGSCNRDLFEMWLEHCLLPQLQPGRVIVIDNASFHRSQYIDEIVAAVGCEIWYLPAYSPDLNQIEHWWFVLKNWMRQRWDEFDSFRDCVDAAFKYCPNVLS; from the exons ATGCCATCTCCCTACAGTTACGACCTTCGCTGCAAAGCGATCGAGGCCGTTGGTCGTGGTGAACGCAAAAGCGAGGTCTGCCGGATGTTGCACATCAGTCGCAACACCTTGGACTTGTGGTTGAAACGTCTGGAACAAACGGGAGATTGCCGAGCCGTAACGGGATTTCAAACCGGCAGTCGGCAAAAAATTACGGATTGGGATCGCTTTCGCGCCTTTGTCCAACAGCATGGTGGCAAGACGCAAGCGCAGATGGCTCAATTGTGGGGAGACAACGTCAGTCAACAGAACATCAGTGATGCCTTGAAAAAGATTGGGGTGAGTCGG AAAAAAACTTACGGCTACCGAGAACGAGATGAACTCCAGCGTCAAGCGTTCCGCGAGCAGTTGAAGACGAAATCGGCAGACGAGATTATCTATGTAGATGAAGCAGGCATTGACAACCGCGAGGATTATCCCTATGGCTACTGCGAAATTGGACAACGCTTTGCTGCCTTTAAATCAGGCAAACGGACGGAGCGAGTGAGTTGGATAGCGGCACTGTGTCAACGTCACCTAATTGCCCCTCTGACCTTTGAAGGCTCATGTAACCGAGACTTGTTCGAGATGTGGTTAGAGCACTGTTTGCTGCCTCAGTTGCAACCAGGTAGGGTGATTGTGATTGACAATGCTAGTTTTCACCGCTCTCAATACATTGATGAAATCGTGGCTGCAGTAGGCTGTGAGATTTGGTATCTACCCGCCTATTCCCCTGACTTAAATCAAATTGAGCATTGGTGGTTTGTGCTCAAAAATTGGATGCGACAACGCTGGGATGAATTTGACAGTTTTCGTGACTGTGTTGATGCTGCTTTCAAATATTGTCCTAACGTGCTTTCGTAG
- a CDS encoding ISL3 family transposase has translation MGIDEISKRKGHQNFATVIGDVEAGKLIEVIDSHQQEDIIETLKQQPIEVRAKVEEVSVDMWGGFPKVVKKVFPNAVVVIDRFHVMKLVNEELNKIRRQSGVSDRGSKFILLKNGKDLTAEEKTKLEEILKRSKRLGKAYEWKEEFRAIYEQPLTVEEGKRQIQGWLDQARVVYSEASTTIRNHLDGISNYFRNRTTSGAMEGINNRIKLIKRQAYGVHPSLASLNLRFVHSSKHSGVTKPEEHFLPSTGLQTI, from the coding sequence ATTGGGATTGATGAAATCAGCAAGCGGAAAGGGCATCAAAACTTCGCCACCGTTATCGGCGACGTTGAGGCCGGGAAATTGATTGAAGTGATTGACAGTCACCAACAGGAAGACATTATTGAAACCCTGAAGCAGCAGCCCATAGAGGTGCGTGCAAAAGTTGAAGAGGTGAGCGTGGATATGTGGGGAGGATTCCCAAAGGTAGTCAAGAAAGTGTTTCCCAATGCCGTGGTAGTGATTGACCGCTTTCATGTCATGAAATTAGTCAATGAGGAGTTAAATAAAATTCGTAGACAATCGGGTGTATCAGACCGAGGTAGCAAATTCATTTTGCTCAAGAATGGCAAGGATTTAACAGCAGAAGAAAAGACAAAGTTAGAAGAGATTCTGAAACGGTCAAAGCGATTAGGAAAAGCCTATGAGTGGAAAGAAGAGTTTCGCGCGATTTATGAACAACCATTAACCGTTGAGGAAGGCAAGCGTCAGATCCAAGGGTGGCTCGATCAAGCGCGAGTCGTCTATAGTGAAGCAAGCACAACGATTCGTAACCATTTAGATGGGATTAGCAACTACTTTCGGAATCGCACAACGAGTGGCGCAATGGAGGGAATCAACAACCGAATTAAATTGATTAAACGGCAAGCTTATGGGGTGCATCCCAGTCTTGCAAGTCTCAATCTGAGATTTGTCCATTCAAGTAAGCACAGCGGTGTAACAAAACCTGAGGAACATTTTCTGCCTTCCACTGGGCTCCAGACAATTTGA
- a CDS encoding helix-turn-helix domain-containing protein, with translation MTFMDAGRQYTRRYEEHIYQQVQLSSMEQVGRVEGLSFERIEGIFKHQCAQKKTRDGQESNALGLMKSASGKGIKTSPPLSATLRPGN, from the coding sequence TTGACATTTATGGATGCAGGACGGCAGTACACTCGACGCTATGAGGAGCATATTTACCAGCAAGTACAACTGTCAAGTATGGAGCAAGTGGGTCGCGTAGAAGGATTAAGCTTTGAGCGCATTGAAGGGATTTTCAAGCATCAGTGTGCACAGAAAAAAACACGGGATGGGCAGGAGTCAAACGCATTGGGATTGATGAAATCAGCAAGCGGAAAGGGCATCAAAACTTCGCCACCGTTATCGGCGACGTTGAGGCCGGGAAATTGA
- a CDS encoding ISAs1 family transposase, with translation MPSSINREMLQSCLEQCFGQIPDPRVERTRAHQLLDIITIALFAVLSGADGWVAIETYGNAKRTWLETFLALPNGIPSHDTFARVFARLDPKALEASFQQWIRALVSTLEAELIAIDGKTAKGSYDREGGSKALQLVSAWASEHRLVLGQCSVDSKSNEITAIPVLLEQLALAGCIVSIDAMGTQSAIAEQITTGDADYILALKGNHPTLLAQAQAGFETAQARQWEDVEHTQHQETETGHHRIESRTIWQIPATQVFSKDQLEQWAGLQRLVVVHSQRRLWNKDTVETRYFLSSLSTDAQTFARYIRAHWGVENQLHWCLDVVFNEDASRIRKDHAPQNMRVLRRLALNLLRQEPSKGSLAMKRYRAGLDDQFMLQILSASMPQSEAHS, from the coding sequence ATGCCTTCCAGTATCAACCGAGAAATGCTGCAATCGTGTCTGGAGCAGTGTTTCGGACAGATCCCCGATCCGCGTGTAGAGCGCACTCGTGCCCACCAACTGCTAGACATTATCACTATCGCTTTGTTTGCCGTGCTGTCTGGAGCAGACGGTTGGGTGGCAATTGAGACCTACGGCAATGCTAAACGCACTTGGCTCGAAACCTTCCTGGCCCTACCCAACGGGATTCCTTCGCACGATACCTTCGCCCGTGTCTTTGCCCGACTCGACCCGAAAGCGCTTGAGGCAAGTTTCCAGCAGTGGATAAGAGCACTGGTATCCACTCTGGAGGCTGAACTGATTGCGATTGATGGCAAAACCGCCAAAGGTTCCTACGACCGAGAAGGGGGGAGCAAAGCCCTGCAACTGGTGAGTGCATGGGCAAGTGAGCACCGACTGGTGCTGGGACAGTGCTCTGTGGACTCAAAGTCCAACGAAATTACGGCTATCCCTGTGTTGCTCGAACAGTTAGCGCTGGCGGGTTGCATTGTCAGCATTGATGCGATGGGCACACAAAGCGCGATTGCCGAGCAGATCACAACGGGAGACGCAGATTATATTCTGGCGCTCAAGGGCAATCACCCAACCCTGTTAGCGCAGGCACAAGCTGGATTTGAAACCGCTCAAGCACGTCAATGGGAGGACGTAGAACACACTCAGCATCAGGAAACGGAGACGGGACACCATCGCATCGAGTCGAGGACAATCTGGCAGATTCCGGCAACCCAGGTGTTTTCCAAAGACCAGTTGGAGCAATGGGCAGGCTTGCAAAGGTTGGTTGTCGTCCATTCGCAGCGGCGCTTGTGGAACAAGGACACCGTCGAGACCCGCTACTTCCTCAGTTCGCTCAGCACGGATGCCCAAACCTTCGCTCGCTATATTCGCGCCCATTGGGGCGTTGAAAATCAGCTCCATTGGTGCCTGGACGTGGTGTTCAACGAGGATGCTTCGCGCATTCGCAAAGACCATGCTCCCCAGAACATGCGTGTACTGCGTCGATTGGCACTCAACCTTCTGCGCCAGGAGCCATCGAAAGGCAGTTTGGCGATGAAACGCTATCGAGCAGGGCTAGACGACCAGTTTATGCTGCAAATTCTCAGCGCCAGTATGCCGCAGTCTGAGGCACATTCCTGA
- a CDS encoding transposase family protein, with the protein MRLLNQESSCPHCKKLSSELHQNRPILIRDLSIFGQVTYLKIPRRQFYCRDCQRYFTRVNASKIWSGMCLRLRHTGAENLQHKLVV; encoded by the coding sequence TTGCGCTTGCTCAATCAAGAATCTAGCTGTCCACACTGTAAGAAATTAAGTTCAGAGTTGCATCAAAACCGTCCGATTTTGATTCGAGACCTATCGATTTTTGGCCAAGTCACTTATTTGAAAATTCCTCGTCGTCAGTTTTATTGTCGTGATTGCCAACGTTATTTTACCAGGGTAAACGCATCAAAAATCTGGTCAGGAATGTGCCTCAGACTGCGGCATACTGGCGCTGAGAATTTGCAGCATAAACTGGTCGTCTAG
- a CDS encoding NAD(P)H-quinone oxidoreductase subunit J — MANEQEQLAQTAAPIVEAGKTSKWLTENGFDHEFLGRDASGVEMLKVDRDFLVPIATALYANGFNCLQCQGAYDAGPGQDLVSFYHLIKVSDDADRPDEVRVKVFLPRENPSVPSVYWIWKAADWQERESYDMYGIVYEGHPNLKRILMPEDWVGWPLRKDYISPDFYELQDAY, encoded by the coding sequence GTGGCTAATGAACAAGAGCAATTAGCTCAAACGGCTGCCCCAATTGTGGAAGCGGGCAAAACTTCAAAGTGGCTCACTGAGAATGGATTTGACCATGAATTTTTAGGGCGCGATGCTTCTGGCGTTGAGATGCTGAAAGTCGATCGTGATTTTCTGGTGCCGATCGCCACCGCTCTCTATGCCAATGGCTTCAATTGCCTGCAGTGTCAGGGTGCCTATGATGCTGGCCCTGGTCAGGATCTGGTGAGCTTCTATCATCTAATCAAAGTCAGTGATGATGCCGATCGGCCTGATGAAGTGCGCGTCAAGGTATTTCTGCCCCGTGAAAATCCCTCAGTTCCTTCCGTCTACTGGATCTGGAAAGCAGCAGATTGGCAGGAGCGGGAATCCTACGATATGTACGGTATCGTCTATGAAGGACATCCCAACCTGAAGCGGATTCTGATGCCCGAAGACTGGGTGGGTTGGCCTTTGCGGAAGGACTACATCTCGCCAGACTTCTACGAACTGCAGGATGCCTACTAG
- the ndhK gene encoding photosynthetic/respiratory NAD(P)H-quinone oxidoreductase subunit K yields MNSERVMNPIERPQVTQELSENVILTTVDDLYNWARLSSLWPMLYGTACCFIEFAALIGSRFDFDRFGLVPRSTPRQADLIITAGTITMKMAPALVRLYEQMPEPKYVIAMGACTITGGMFSVDSPSAVRGVDKLIPVDVYLPGCPPRPEAIIDAIIKLRKKISNESIQERGALRQVHRYYSTTHKMKSVAPILDGKYLEVPTREAPPKELMEAIGMPVPPALLTAQKEDVSRG; encoded by the coding sequence ATGAATTCTGAACGTGTGATGAATCCGATTGAGCGGCCCCAGGTCACTCAAGAATTGTCTGAGAATGTGATTCTGACGACCGTGGATGACCTGTATAACTGGGCACGGTTATCCAGTTTGTGGCCGATGCTGTATGGGACAGCTTGCTGTTTTATTGAGTTTGCGGCGCTGATTGGTTCTCGGTTTGACTTCGATCGCTTCGGTCTAGTGCCCCGTTCTACTCCCCGGCAGGCCGATCTGATCATCACCGCCGGAACCATTACGATGAAAATGGCTCCGGCTCTGGTGCGGTTGTATGAGCAGATGCCGGAACCCAAGTACGTGATTGCAATGGGAGCTTGCACAATTACAGGTGGAATGTTCAGCGTTGATTCTCCCTCTGCCGTGCGCGGAGTCGATAAGCTGATTCCGGTGGATGTATATTTGCCCGGATGCCCTCCCCGACCCGAAGCGATTATTGATGCCATCATCAAGCTGCGGAAGAAAATTTCCAATGAGTCAATTCAGGAACGGGGGGCACTGCGGCAGGTGCACCGTTATTACAGCACCACCCACAAGATGAAGTCTGTCGCTCCAATTCTGGATGGTAAGTACCTGGAAGTTCCCACCAGAGAAGCTCCACCCAAGGAGTTGATGGAGGCGATCGGGATGCCTGTTCCGCCTGCTTTACTGACGGCACAGAAGGAGGACGTGTCTCGTGGCTAA
- the ndhC gene encoding photosynthetic/respiratory NAD(P)H-quinone oxidoreductase subunit C, whose amino-acid sequence MFVLTGYEYLLGFLLVCSLVPALALTAAKLLRPSRRGPERRTTYESGMEPIGGAWIQFNIRYYMFALVFVIFDVETVFLYPWAVAFNQLGLLAFIEALIFVAILVVGLVYAWRKGALEWS is encoded by the coding sequence GTGTTTGTTCTTACTGGATACGAATATTTATTAGGCTTTTTACTGGTTTGCAGCCTGGTTCCGGCTCTGGCTCTGACGGCTGCCAAGCTCCTCCGTCCCAGCCGTCGCGGCCCAGAGCGGCGCACTACGTATGAATCGGGTATGGAACCGATCGGCGGTGCCTGGATCCAGTTCAACATTCGTTACTATATGTTTGCGCTGGTCTTTGTCATTTTCGACGTGGAAACCGTCTTCCTTTATCCGTGGGCGGTCGCGTTCAACCAGTTGGGGTTATTAGCCTTCATCGAAGCGCTAATTTTTGTTGCCATCCTGGTAGTAGGTCTTGTTTATGCCTGGCGGAAAGGAGCACTGGAATGGTCATGA